The Brassica oleracea var. oleracea cultivar TO1000 chromosome C6, BOL, whole genome shotgun sequence genome includes a region encoding these proteins:
- the LOC106301111 gene encoding cyclin-A2-4-like isoform X1 produces the protein MKEIAVSGNFIPLHALASALRASSKLITSSSPNQGRVLRANSKRRALDDKKNANPPKKKKKRALLKDITNVTSHNSYTTSCLSAAKLQVENIKQIKKGRACSSKVASSSAMVQVESDSAGVSLSGCTDTNEASSSLKPSSRLPPRPLGRSAERRSTVASIPKFTDIDSDVKDPLLCSLYAPDIYYNLRVAELKRRPCPDFMGRTQRDVTQTMRGILVDWLVEVSEEYTLASDTLYLTVYLIDWFLNGNCMERQRLQLLGITCMLIASKYEEIYAPRIEEFCFITDNTYTRDQVLDMESQVLKHFSFQIYTPTSKTFVRRFLRAAQPSHLMMSSVEMEFLANYLTELTLIECQFLKYLPSVIAASAVFLAKWTMNQSSHPWNLTLEHYTTYKASDLKACVQALQELQLNTKGCPLNSIRIKYRQDKFKCVAVFTSPKVPERLF, from the exons ATGAAGGAGATAGCTGTTTCTGGGAACTTCATTCCTCTCCATGCTCTTGCCTCTGCTCTCCGTGCTTCTTCTAAGTTGATTACATCTTCTTCACCCAACCAGGGAAGGGTTCTGAGAGCAAACAGCAAAAGAAGAGCCTTGGATGATAAGAAGAATGCCAATCCACCTAAGAAGAAGAAGAAGCGAGCTCTTCTTAAGGATATCACAAATGTTACCTCCCATAATTCTTATACTACAAGCTGCTTAAGTGCAGCTAAACTTCAG GTGGAGAATATCAAGCAGATCAAAAAGGGAAGGGCATGTTCTTCCAAGGTGGCATCATCTTCTGCTATGGTACAAGTTGAGTCAGATTCAGCAGGAGTAAGCTTGTCTGGCTGTACTGACACAAACGAAGCATCTTCTAGCTTAAAGCCGAGTTCCAGGTTGCCTCCTAGACCCCTTGGGAGGTCAG CTGAGAGACGTTCCACTGTGGCAAGTATCCCAAAATTCACTGACATTGATTCAGATGTTAAGGATCCTCTTCTCTGTAGCCTATATGCACCTGATATCTACTACAACCTGCGTGTTGCTGAG CTTAAACGCAGACCATGTCCTGATTTTATGGGGAGAACACAAAGAGATGTGACTCAGACAATGCGTGGAATCCTCGTTGATTGGCTTGTTGAG GTCTCAGAGGAATACACACTTGCATCTGACACTCTCTACCTCACAGTGTATCTCATAGACTGGTTTCTAAATGGGAACTGCATGGAAAGACAAAGACTTCAATTGCTGGGCATCACTTGTATGCTCATTGCTTC AAAGTATGAGGAAATCTATGCGCCACGCATTGAAGAGTTCTGCTTCATCACGGATAACACTTACACAAGAGATCAGGTCCTGGATATGGAGAGCCAAGTACTGAAGCATTTCAGCTTTCAAATTTACACTCCCACTTCTAAAACATTCGTCAG AAGATTTCTCCGAGCAGCTCAACCTTCTCACCTG ATGATGTCAAGTGTGGAAATGGAGTTTCTGGCGAATTATCTGACGGAATTGACGTTAATAGAGTGTCAGTTCTTGAAGTACCTACCTTCGGTTATAGCTGCATCGGCTGTTTTTCTAGCCAAGTGGACAATGAACCAATCAAGCCACCCTTGG AACCTAACACTTGAGCATTACACAACGTACAAAGCCTCGGACCTCAAAGCATGTGTTCAGGCCTTGCAAGAGCTGCAGCTTAACACCAAAGGATGTCCCTTAAACTCCATACGCATCAAATACAGGCAAGACAAG TTCAAATGCGTGGCGGTGTTCACATCTCCAAAGGTACCTGAGAGGCTATTCTGA
- the LOC106301111 gene encoding cyclin-A2-4-like isoform X2, translating into MKEIAVSGNFIPLHALASALRASSKLITSSSPNQGRVLRANSKRRALDDKKNANPPKKKKKRALLKDITNVTSHNSYTTSCLSAAKLQVENIKQIKKGRACSSKVASSSAMVQVESDSAGVSLSGCTDTNEASSSLKPSSRLPPRPLGRSAERRSTVASIPKFTDIDSDVKDPLLCSLYAPDIYYNLRVAELKRRPCPDFMGRTQRDVTQTMRGILVDWLVEVSEEYTLASDTLYLTVYLIDWFLNGNCMERQRLQLLGITCMLIASKYEEIYAPRIEEFCFITDNTYTRDQVLDMESQVLKHFSFQIYTPTSKTFVRFLRAAQPSHLMMSSVEMEFLANYLTELTLIECQFLKYLPSVIAASAVFLAKWTMNQSSHPWNLTLEHYTTYKASDLKACVQALQELQLNTKGCPLNSIRIKYRQDKFKCVAVFTSPKVPERLF; encoded by the exons ATGAAGGAGATAGCTGTTTCTGGGAACTTCATTCCTCTCCATGCTCTTGCCTCTGCTCTCCGTGCTTCTTCTAAGTTGATTACATCTTCTTCACCCAACCAGGGAAGGGTTCTGAGAGCAAACAGCAAAAGAAGAGCCTTGGATGATAAGAAGAATGCCAATCCACCTAAGAAGAAGAAGAAGCGAGCTCTTCTTAAGGATATCACAAATGTTACCTCCCATAATTCTTATACTACAAGCTGCTTAAGTGCAGCTAAACTTCAG GTGGAGAATATCAAGCAGATCAAAAAGGGAAGGGCATGTTCTTCCAAGGTGGCATCATCTTCTGCTATGGTACAAGTTGAGTCAGATTCAGCAGGAGTAAGCTTGTCTGGCTGTACTGACACAAACGAAGCATCTTCTAGCTTAAAGCCGAGTTCCAGGTTGCCTCCTAGACCCCTTGGGAGGTCAG CTGAGAGACGTTCCACTGTGGCAAGTATCCCAAAATTCACTGACATTGATTCAGATGTTAAGGATCCTCTTCTCTGTAGCCTATATGCACCTGATATCTACTACAACCTGCGTGTTGCTGAG CTTAAACGCAGACCATGTCCTGATTTTATGGGGAGAACACAAAGAGATGTGACTCAGACAATGCGTGGAATCCTCGTTGATTGGCTTGTTGAG GTCTCAGAGGAATACACACTTGCATCTGACACTCTCTACCTCACAGTGTATCTCATAGACTGGTTTCTAAATGGGAACTGCATGGAAAGACAAAGACTTCAATTGCTGGGCATCACTTGTATGCTCATTGCTTC AAAGTATGAGGAAATCTATGCGCCACGCATTGAAGAGTTCTGCTTCATCACGGATAACACTTACACAAGAGATCAGGTCCTGGATATGGAGAGCCAAGTACTGAAGCATTTCAGCTTTCAAATTTACACTCCCACTTCTAAAACATTCGTCAG ATTTCTCCGAGCAGCTCAACCTTCTCACCTG ATGATGTCAAGTGTGGAAATGGAGTTTCTGGCGAATTATCTGACGGAATTGACGTTAATAGAGTGTCAGTTCTTGAAGTACCTACCTTCGGTTATAGCTGCATCGGCTGTTTTTCTAGCCAAGTGGACAATGAACCAATCAAGCCACCCTTGG AACCTAACACTTGAGCATTACACAACGTACAAAGCCTCGGACCTCAAAGCATGTGTTCAGGCCTTGCAAGAGCTGCAGCTTAACACCAAAGGATGTCCCTTAAACTCCATACGCATCAAATACAGGCAAGACAAG TTCAAATGCGTGGCGGTGTTCACATCTCCAAAGGTACCTGAGAGGCTATTCTGA